The following proteins come from a genomic window of Pseudomonas sp. MAG733B:
- a CDS encoding TetR/AcrR family transcriptional regulator, with protein sequence MHKEPRKVREFRRREQEILDTALKLFLEQGEDSVTVEMIADAVGIGKGTIYKHFKSKAEIYLRLMLDYERDLNELLHSADVDKDKEALSRAYFEFRMRDPQRYRLFDRLEEKVVKGNQVPEMIEELHKIRASNFERLTLLIKGRISEGKLEDVPPYFHYCASWALVHGAVALYHSPFWSNVLEDQEGFFQFLMDIGVRMGNKRKRDTDTPSS encoded by the coding sequence ATGCATAAAGAACCTCGTAAGGTCCGTGAGTTTCGTCGCCGCGAGCAAGAAATTCTCGATACCGCGCTCAAGCTGTTCCTCGAACAAGGTGAAGACAGTGTCACCGTCGAGATGATTGCTGATGCCGTCGGTATCGGCAAAGGCACGATCTACAAGCACTTCAAGTCCAAGGCCGAGATCTACCTGCGCCTGATGCTCGACTACGAGCGCGATTTGAACGAGCTGTTGCACTCGGCTGACGTCGACAAGGACAAGGAAGCCCTGTCCCGCGCCTACTTCGAATTCCGCATGCGCGATCCGCAACGCTATCGCTTGTTCGATCGCCTGGAAGAAAAGGTGGTCAAGGGCAATCAGGTACCGGAGATGATCGAGGAACTGCACAAGATCCGTGCCTCGAACTTCGAACGCCTGACCCTGCTGATCAAGGGCCGGATCAGCGAAGGCAAGCTTGAAGACGTGCCGCCATACTTCCATTACTGCGCGTCCTGGGCGCTGGTGCACGGTGCCGTGGCGCTGTATCACTCGCCGTTCTGGAGCAATGTGCTGGAAGATCAGGAAGGTTTCTTCCAGTTCCTGATGGACATCGGCGTGCGCATGGGCAACAAGCGCAAGCGTGACACCGACACCCCGAGCAGCTGA
- a CDS encoding DUF1285 domain-containing protein: MSGPQKANDLLGQIPKTKGLPPVHLWNPDFCGDIDMRIARDGTWYYLGTPIGRKPMVKLFSTIIRRDGDDYFLITPVEKVGIKVDDAPFVAIAVDVEGEGEAQVLRFTTNVDETAEAGVEHPIRVVIDPDTQEPAPYVHVRTNLEALIHRNVFYQLVELAVSREIDGQRWLGVWSGGEFFRIGLEP; encoded by the coding sequence ATGAGTGGCCCGCAAAAAGCCAACGACCTGCTGGGGCAAATCCCCAAGACCAAAGGCTTGCCACCGGTCCACTTGTGGAACCCCGACTTCTGCGGCGACATCGACATGCGCATCGCGCGCGACGGCACCTGGTATTACCTGGGCACGCCGATCGGGCGCAAGCCGATGGTCAAGCTGTTCTCCACCATCATTCGCCGCGACGGCGATGATTATTTCCTCATCACGCCAGTCGAGAAGGTCGGCATCAAGGTCGACGACGCACCGTTCGTGGCGATTGCCGTGGACGTGGAAGGCGAGGGCGAGGCGCAGGTCTTGCGTTTCACCACCAACGTTGATGAGACCGCTGAAGCTGGCGTCGAGCATCCCATTCGTGTGGTGATCGATCCGGACACCCAGGAACCAGCGCCCTACGTGCATGTGCGCACCAATCTCGAAGCGCTGATCCATCGCAATGTGTTCTATCAACTGGTGGAGCTGGCGGTGAGCCGGGAGATCGATGGCCAGCGTTGGCTCGGTGTCTGGAGTGGCGGCGAGTTTTTCCGGATCGGCCTGGAGCCTTAA
- a CDS encoding DNA polymerase III subunit delta', which translates to MAEAYPWQDSLWQQLAGRKQHAHAYLLHGPAGIGKRALAERLMASLLCQRPTAQDACGECKSCLLLKAGSHPDNYILEPEEADKAIKVDQVRDLVSFVVQTAQLGGRKVVLIEPVESMNINAANALLKSLEEPSGDTVLLLVSHQTSRLLPTIKSRCVQQACPLPSEAMSLAWLAQALPDCSQEERVELLTLAAGSPLAAVNLQTQGVREQRAQVVEGVKKLLKQQQSPTQLAEGWNAIPLLLLFDWFCDWSSLILRYQLTQDEEGLGLTDMRKVIQYLAQKTAQDKVLNIQDWILAQRQKVLSKANLNRVLLLEALLVQWASLPTQR; encoded by the coding sequence GTGGCTGAAGCCTATCCGTGGCAGGACAGTCTCTGGCAGCAACTGGCCGGTCGAAAGCAACATGCACATGCCTATTTGCTGCATGGCCCGGCCGGCATCGGTAAACGGGCGCTGGCCGAGCGCCTGATGGCCAGCCTGCTGTGCCAGCGGCCGACCGCGCAGGATGCCTGTGGCGAATGCAAATCCTGCCTGTTGCTCAAGGCCGGCAGCCACCCCGATAACTACATCCTGGAGCCGGAAGAAGCCGACAAGGCGATCAAGGTCGATCAGGTTCGGGATCTGGTCAGCTTCGTGGTGCAGACCGCGCAACTGGGCGGGCGCAAAGTGGTGCTGATCGAGCCGGTCGAGTCGATGAACATCAACGCCGCCAACGCCTTGCTCAAAAGCCTTGAAGAGCCGTCTGGCGACACGGTTTTGCTGCTGGTCAGCCACCAGACCAGCCGTCTGTTGCCAACCATCAAGAGCCGTTGCGTGCAACAGGCCTGTCCGCTACCGAGCGAGGCGATGAGCCTGGCGTGGCTGGCCCAGGCACTCCCGGACTGCTCGCAGGAGGAACGTGTCGAGCTTCTGACCTTGGCCGCCGGTTCGCCGCTGGCCGCCGTCAACTTGCAGACTCAAGGCGTTCGCGAACAACGCGCGCAGGTGGTCGAAGGCGTGAAGAAGCTGCTCAAGCAGCAACAATCGCCGACACAACTGGCTGAAGGCTGGAATGCGATTCCGTTATTACTGTTGTTCGACTGGTTCTGCGATTGGTCGAGCCTGATCCTGCGCTATCAGTTGACCCAGGACGAAGAAGGGCTCGGATTGACGGACATGCGCAAGGTCATTCAATACCTGGCGCAGAAAACCGCTCAGGACAAAGTCCTGAATATCCAGGACTGGATCCTCGCCCAACGCCAGAAAGTGTTGAGCAAAGCCAACCTCAATCGGGTGCTGTTGCTGGAGGCCCTGCTGGTGCAATGGGCGTCCTTGCCTACCCAGAGGTGA
- the mltG gene encoding endolytic transglycosylase MltG, producing the protein MRRKLLLLLETGLVLAGLMLGASAWKIHSALVQPLNITQEELLEVPKGTTPNRTLLRMEADGVIKDAFWLRVYWRFNLPKQPLHSGEYRMTPGMTVEGLIDLWKRGEMVQYSLTLVEGWNFHQVRAALAKEEKIEQTLNGLSDSQVMDKLGHAGIFPEGRFFPDTYRFVRGMSDVELLKTAYDRLDEVLAKEWNQRATDLPYSGPYQALIMASLVEKETGVPQERGQIAGVFVRRMAIGMLLQTDPTVIYGLGDRYNGKLTRAHLKEATPYNTYMISGLPPTPIAMVGREAIHAALNPVEGSSLYFVARGDGSHVFSDDLDAHNNAVREYQLKRRADYRSSPAPVTAPETPQAPVEESQSVESQPEQDHAEQGQAPIPAASPDTAPETVPQVSPQEPAPEPEPTPAPDAAAPQNSQ; encoded by the coding sequence GTGAGACGTAAACTCTTGCTGCTGCTGGAAACCGGACTGGTTCTGGCAGGGCTGATGTTGGGTGCTTCTGCCTGGAAAATTCATTCGGCACTGGTGCAACCGCTGAATATCACGCAGGAAGAACTGCTGGAGGTGCCGAAGGGCACCACTCCGAACCGCACCCTTTTGCGAATGGAAGCCGATGGCGTCATCAAGGACGCGTTCTGGCTGCGCGTCTATTGGCGCTTCAACCTGCCTAAACAACCGCTGCACAGTGGCGAATACCGCATGACACCCGGCATGACTGTCGAAGGTCTGATCGACCTGTGGAAGCGTGGGGAAATGGTGCAATACAGCCTGACCCTGGTCGAGGGCTGGAATTTCCATCAAGTCCGTGCTGCGTTGGCCAAAGAGGAAAAGATCGAACAGACCCTCAACGGTTTGAGCGACAGCCAAGTCATGGACAAGCTCGGCCATGCCGGGATTTTCCCTGAAGGGCGATTCTTCCCTGACACTTACCGCTTCGTGCGGGGGATGAGCGACGTCGAGCTGCTGAAGACGGCTTACGATCGTCTCGATGAGGTCCTTGCCAAGGAGTGGAATCAGCGTGCAACCGATTTGCCGTATAGCGGACCTTATCAAGCGCTGATCATGGCCTCGCTGGTCGAGAAAGAAACCGGGGTGCCACAGGAGCGCGGGCAGATTGCCGGCGTGTTCGTGCGGCGCATGGCGATCGGCATGCTGTTGCAGACCGACCCGACGGTGATCTATGGCCTGGGGGATCGCTACAACGGCAAGTTGACCCGCGCCCATCTCAAGGAAGCGACCCCTTACAACACTTACATGATTTCCGGCTTGCCGCCGACCCCGATTGCCATGGTCGGCCGCGAAGCCATCCACGCGGCGCTGAATCCGGTGGAGGGCAGCAGCCTTTACTTCGTGGCTCGCGGTGATGGCAGCCATGTGTTCTCTGATGATCTGGATGCCCACAACAACGCTGTGCGAGAGTACCAGCTGAAGCGTCGCGCCGATTACCGCTCCAGCCCGGCACCTGTAACTGCGCCGGAAACGCCGCAAGCTCCGGTTGAAGAATCTCAGTCTGTGGAATCTCAGCCTGAGCAAGATCATGCTGAGCAGGGCCAGGCGCCGATCCCGGCCGCATCACCGGACACCGCTCCCGAGACTGTGCCGCAAGTGTCGCCGCAAGAACCTGCGCCTGAGCCTGAACCAACACCCGCACCGGATGCAGCCGCGCCGCAAAACTCGCAATGA
- a CDS encoding DUF4823 domain-containing protein gives MRSLVLLLAVMALGGCMNVSDMAEGTRYHMSDAGLLDHSDSRRVNNLRIQPDSFVYIAQGAFVPPGSAVYPRPNVIAEVAFDGFVEYFPMVRRARTPEGLDQAMSEARAVGAHYLLYTRFAKSDDRIGNSDEWLDQEAVDRLGIDTGVIQIMLIETSTQYLIDTARIKSRGGLLTFHDEKPEDLMGPPLEQYARSLLGLSDQ, from the coding sequence ATGCGTAGCCTGGTTTTGCTGCTGGCCGTTATGGCGCTTGGTGGCTGCATGAATGTCAGCGATATGGCCGAAGGGACTCGCTACCATATGAGCGATGCGGGCTTGCTGGATCACAGCGATAGCCGTCGCGTGAACAACCTGCGCATTCAGCCGGACTCGTTCGTCTACATCGCCCAAGGTGCCTTTGTGCCGCCCGGCAGTGCCGTTTACCCGCGTCCCAATGTGATCGCTGAAGTCGCCTTCGATGGTTTTGTCGAGTATTTCCCGATGGTCCGCCGCGCCCGTACGCCGGAAGGCCTCGACCAGGCCATGAGCGAGGCCCGTGCTGTCGGTGCTCATTACTTGCTCTATACCCGTTTCGCCAAGTCTGATGACCGGATCGGTAACTCGGATGAATGGCTGGATCAGGAAGCCGTGGATCGCCTCGGCATCGATACCGGCGTGATTCAGATCATGTTGATCGAGACCAGCACCCAGTATTTGATTGATACTGCACGTATCAAGAGTCGTGGCGGTTTACTGACGTTCCACGATGAAAAGCCAGAAGACTTGATGGGCCCGCCGCTGGAGCAATATGCTCGTAGCCTGTTGGGGCTCAGCGACCAGTAA
- the fabG gene encoding 3-oxoacyl-ACP reductase FabG, giving the protein MSLQGKVALVTGASRGIGQAIALELGRQGAIVVGTATSASGAERIAATLKENGIQGTGLELNVTSDESVAAVLASIQEQFGAPAILVNNAGITRDNLMMRMKDDEWHDVVDTNLNSLFRLSKGVLRGMTKARWGRIISIGSVVGAMGNAGQVNYAAAKAGLEGFSRALAREVGSRSITVNSVAPGFIDTDMTRELPEAQREALQTQIPLGRLGQAQEIASVVAFLASDGAAYVTGATIPVNGGMYMS; this is encoded by the coding sequence ATGAGTCTGCAAGGTAAAGTTGCACTGGTCACCGGTGCAAGCCGTGGCATCGGCCAGGCTATCGCCCTGGAACTGGGTCGTCAGGGCGCTATCGTCGTTGGTACCGCGACCTCCGCGTCGGGTGCCGAGCGCATTGCCGCCACCCTGAAGGAAAACGGTATTCAGGGCACAGGCCTGGAACTCAATGTCACCAGCGATGAGTCCGTGGCGGCAGTCCTGGCGAGCATCCAAGAGCAGTTCGGTGCGCCGGCGATCCTGGTCAACAATGCCGGCATCACCCGCGATAACCTGATGATGCGCATGAAAGACGACGAATGGCATGACGTTGTCGATACCAACCTGAACAGTCTGTTCCGCCTGTCCAAAGGCGTTTTGCGCGGTATGACCAAAGCCCGTTGGGGACGAATTATCAGTATTGGCTCGGTTGTGGGTGCCATGGGCAACGCAGGCCAAGTAAACTACGCTGCCGCCAAGGCCGGTCTGGAAGGTTTCAGCCGTGCACTGGCGCGTGAAGTCGGTTCGCGTTCGATTACGGTAAACTCGGTGGCCCCAGGGTTCATCGATACCGATATGACCCGCGAACTGCCCGAGGCACAGCGTGAAGCCTTGCAGACGCAGATTCCGCTGGGTCGTCTGGGACAAGCTCAAGAGATCGCGTCTGTGGTCGCTTTTCTTGCCTCCGACGGTGCGGCTTACGTTACTGGGGCTACAATCCCGGTGAACGGCGGGATGTACATGAGTTAA
- a CDS encoding TatD family hydrolase — MLVDSHCHLDRLDLAAHDGSLDAALDAARQRGVGHFLCIGVSADNAADVKALAEKYDDVDCSVGVHPLDVQPGAAPALDWLLHELNHPRVVAIGETGLDYHYEPEAAALQQDSFRLHLQAAQQTGKPVIIHTRGARADTLNLLRDAALPQAGVLHCFTEDWDMAKAALDMGYYISLSGIVTFRNADALRDVASKVPADRLLVETDSPYLAPIPHRGKPNLPQYVREVAEFLAMLRGESYERFAQQTTENFKRLFPLAHVKG; from the coding sequence ATGCTCGTAGATTCCCATTGTCACCTTGATCGCCTCGACCTCGCCGCCCATGACGGCTCGCTGGATGCTGCCCTCGATGCGGCGCGCCAGCGTGGAGTGGGGCACTTTCTGTGTATTGGTGTCAGCGCCGACAATGCCGCCGACGTCAAAGCGCTCGCTGAAAAGTATGACGACGTGGACTGCTCGGTCGGCGTGCACCCGCTGGATGTACAGCCGGGCGCGGCGCCCGCGCTGGACTGGCTGTTGCACGAACTCAATCACCCACGTGTGGTGGCCATCGGTGAAACCGGTCTGGATTACCACTACGAGCCGGAAGCGGCAGCGTTGCAGCAAGATTCCTTCAGATTGCATCTGCAAGCGGCACAGCAGACCGGCAAACCGGTGATCATCCACACCCGTGGCGCCCGTGCCGATACCCTGAATCTGCTGCGCGACGCGGCGCTGCCCCAGGCCGGCGTGCTGCATTGCTTTACCGAAGACTGGGACATGGCGAAAGCCGCGCTGGACATGGGCTATTACATCTCCCTGTCCGGGATTGTCACTTTCCGCAATGCCGACGCGTTGCGCGATGTGGCGAGCAAGGTGCCGGCCGACCGCTTGCTGGTGGAAACCGATTCGCCGTACCTCGCGCCGATCCCGCACCGAGGCAAGCCGAACCTGCCGCAGTACGTACGCGAAGTAGCGGAATTTTTGGCAATGTTGCGAGGTGAGTCCTACGAGCGATTTGCCCAGCAAACCACCGAAAACTTCAAGCGGTTGTTCCCGCTGGCACATGTGAAAGGTTAA
- a CDS encoding radical SAM protein, producing the protein MIVDRQGRRFRNLRVSLTSACNYACTYCVPNGKRLVAAQDELSAEAMARGVAYLIEAAGIERLRITGGEPLVSPKLETFMTAVGQMGLQDISLTTNGQLLAKKLPLLVDAGIRRINVSLDTLDASAFRSIARGGDLATVLDGMEQARAAGMKIKVNMVPLRGQNLDQVMPLLDYCLERGYELRFIELMRMGHLASDSNAFLQQFVSLQQLLSLIGERYEYLQADAPVDATAVRYEIPGLGHFGVIANESVPFCRTCSRLRLSSTGWLHGCLSSSNRHYVGDLLDKPRHQALPALQRLLVKALGDKQEVAFSGGATVMKIIGG; encoded by the coding sequence ATGATCGTTGACCGTCAAGGCAGGCGTTTTCGCAATTTGCGAGTCAGCCTGACCTCAGCCTGCAATTACGCGTGTACCTACTGCGTGCCCAACGGCAAGCGGCTGGTGGCTGCGCAGGATGAGTTGTCGGCCGAGGCCATGGCGCGCGGTGTGGCCTATCTGATCGAAGCCGCAGGCATCGAACGCCTGCGCATCACCGGCGGCGAACCACTGGTGAGTCCAAAGCTCGAAACCTTCATGACCGCCGTCGGGCAGATGGGCCTGCAAGACATCAGCCTGACCACCAACGGTCAATTGCTGGCGAAAAAGCTGCCGCTACTGGTGGATGCCGGCATTCGGCGCATCAACGTTTCCCTCGATACCCTCGACGCCAGTGCATTTCGCAGCATCGCCCGTGGCGGCGATCTGGCGACGGTGCTCGACGGCATGGAACAGGCCCGCGCGGCCGGCATGAAGATCAAGGTCAACATGGTGCCGTTGCGCGGTCAGAACCTCGATCAGGTGATGCCGCTGCTCGATTACTGTCTGGAGCGCGGCTATGAACTGCGTTTCATCGAGTTGATGCGCATGGGCCATCTGGCCAGCGACTCCAACGCGTTCCTGCAACAGTTCGTCAGCCTTCAGCAGTTGCTGAGCCTGATCGGCGAGCGCTACGAGTATCTGCAAGCTGATGCGCCGGTTGATGCCACGGCGGTGCGCTACGAAATCCCGGGGCTTGGGCATTTCGGCGTGATCGCCAACGAAAGTGTGCCTTTCTGTCGTACCTGTTCACGGCTGCGCCTTTCTTCTACGGGGTGGCTGCATGGCTGCCTGTCGTCGAGTAACCGGCACTACGTTGGCGATCTGCTCGACAAGCCGCGCCATCAGGCGTTGCCGGCGTTGCAGCGGTTGCTGGTGAAAGCCTTGGGCGACAAGCAGGAAGTGGCGTTCTCTGGTGGCGCGACGGTCATGAAAATCATCGGCGGCTGA
- a CDS encoding PilZ domain-containing protein, producing the protein MNEPVSPGPRNGILSLTIKDKSVLYAAYMPFIKNGGLFIPTNKSYKLGDEVFMLLHLFDEAEKIPVAGKVTWVTPKGAQGNRAAGVGVQFNEGDNTARSRIETHLAGALKSDRPTHTM; encoded by the coding sequence ATGAATGAACCCGTCAGCCCCGGCCCGCGCAACGGCATTTTGTCCTTGACCATCAAGGACAAGTCCGTGCTTTACGCGGCCTACATGCCGTTCATCAAGAACGGCGGCCTGTTTATCCCGACCAACAAGAGCTACAAGTTGGGCGATGAGGTATTCATGCTGCTGCACTTGTTTGATGAGGCGGAAAAGATCCCGGTGGCCGGCAAGGTCACCTGGGTCACCCCCAAAGGCGCCCAAGGTAACCGCGCCGCCGGGGTCGGCGTACAGTTCAACGAAGGCGACAACACCGCACGCAGTCGAATCGAAACCCATCTGGCCGGAGCCCTGAAGTCCGACCGTCCCACTCATACGATGTAA
- the acpP gene encoding acyl carrier protein, with product MSTIEERVKKIVAEQLGVKEEEVVNTASFVEDLGADSLDTVELVMALEEEFETEIPDEEAEKITTVQAAIDYVTSHQA from the coding sequence ATGAGCACCATCGAAGAGCGCGTCAAGAAAATCGTTGCCGAGCAACTGGGCGTTAAAGAAGAAGAAGTGGTCAACACTGCTTCCTTCGTTGAAGACCTGGGTGCTGACTCCCTTGACACCGTTGAGCTGGTGATGGCTCTGGAAGAGGAATTCGAGACCGAAATCCCTGACGAAGAAGCTGAGAAGATCACTACTGTACAAGCTGCAATCGACTACGTTACTAGCCATCAGGCGTAA
- the fabF gene encoding beta-ketoacyl-ACP synthase II, which produces MSRRRVVVTGMGMLSPLGTDVPSSWQGILAGRSGIGLIEHTDLSAYSTRFGGSVKGFNVEEYLSVKEARKLDLFIQYGLAAGFQAVRNSGLEVTDANRERIGVAMGSGIGGLTNIEETSRTLHETGPRRISPFFVPGSIINMISGFLSIHLGAQGPNYAIATACTTGTHCIGMAARNIMYDEADVMIAGGAEMAACGLGMGGFGASRALSTRNDEPTRASRPWDKGRDGFVLSNGAGALVLEELEHAKARGATIYAELIGFGTSGDAYHMTSPPADGAGAARCITNALRDAKINGDQVQYINAHGTSTPAGDLAEVNAIKSVFGEHAYRVAVSSTKSMTGHLLGAAGAVEAIFSVLAINSQVAPPTINLDEPDEGCDLDFVPHTARNMEIDVVLSNSFGFGGTNGSLVFRRFAG; this is translated from the coding sequence GTGTCGCGTAGACGCGTCGTAGTCACCGGTATGGGTATGTTGTCGCCACTGGGCACGGATGTGCCGAGCAGCTGGCAGGGCATTCTGGCTGGCCGCAGTGGCATTGGTCTGATCGAACACACCGACCTTTCTGCCTATTCCACCCGTTTTGGCGGCTCGGTGAAGGGCTTCAATGTCGAGGAATACCTGTCGGTCAAGGAAGCTCGCAAGCTCGACCTGTTCATTCAGTACGGTCTGGCCGCAGGTTTTCAGGCAGTGCGCAATTCCGGTCTGGAAGTCACCGACGCCAACCGTGAGCGCATTGGCGTGGCCATGGGTTCGGGTATTGGCGGACTGACCAATATCGAAGAAACCAGCCGCACGCTGCATGAGACCGGCCCACGACGGATTTCTCCGTTTTTCGTGCCTGGCTCGATCATCAATATGATTTCCGGTTTCCTGTCCATCCACCTGGGTGCACAGGGGCCCAACTATGCCATCGCCACGGCGTGTACCACCGGTACGCACTGCATCGGCATGGCTGCCCGCAACATCATGTACGACGAAGCCGACGTGATGATCGCCGGCGGCGCCGAAATGGCTGCCTGCGGCCTGGGCATGGGCGGCTTCGGTGCCTCCCGCGCCTTGTCGACCCGCAATGACGAGCCGACCCGCGCCAGCCGTCCATGGGACAAGGGCCGTGATGGCTTCGTATTGTCCAACGGTGCCGGTGCACTGGTTCTCGAAGAACTGGAGCACGCCAAGGCCCGTGGCGCGACCATCTACGCCGAATTGATCGGCTTCGGCACCAGTGGTGACGCTTACCACATGACGTCGCCGCCCGCCGATGGCGCCGGTGCTGCCCGCTGCATCACCAATGCGCTGCGCGATGCCAAGATCAATGGCGATCAAGTGCAGTACATCAACGCCCACGGCACGTCGACGCCTGCTGGCGACCTCGCTGAGGTCAACGCGATCAAATCGGTGTTTGGCGAGCATGCCTACAGGGTCGCCGTCAGTTCGACCAAGTCCATGACCGGTCACCTGCTGGGTGCGGCCGGCGCCGTTGAAGCGATCTTCAGCGTGCTGGCGATCAACAGCCAGGTGGCGCCACCGACCATCAACCTCGATGAGCCGGACGAAGGCTGCGATCTCGATTTTGTGCCGCACACTGCGCGCAACATGGAAATCGATGTAGTCCTGTCCAACTCCTTCGGTTTTGGCGGCACCAACGGCTCGCTGGTGTTCCGCCGGTTCGCAGGCTGA
- the tmk gene encoding dTMP kinase, producing MTGLFITLEGPEGAGKSTNREYLAERLRAAGIEVVLTREPGGTPLAERIREVLLAPVDEVMNPDTELLLVFAARAQHLAEVIRPALARGAVVLCDRFTDSTYAYQGGGRGLSLERIAALETFVQGDLRPDLTLIFDLPVEVGLARASARGRLDRFELEGRTFFDAVRSAFLKRAAAEPARYVLVDAAQPLAQVQQSLDALLPRLLELTRG from the coding sequence GTGACTGGCTTGTTTATTACGCTGGAAGGCCCGGAAGGCGCCGGCAAAAGCACCAATCGTGAATACCTGGCCGAGCGCCTGCGCGCCGCCGGTATCGAGGTGGTGCTGACCCGCGAACCGGGCGGTACGCCGTTGGCCGAGCGCATTCGTGAAGTGCTGCTGGCCCCGGTCGATGAGGTTATGAATCCGGACACTGAATTGCTGCTGGTGTTTGCTGCGCGTGCCCAGCATCTGGCCGAGGTGATTCGCCCGGCGCTGGCCCGTGGTGCGGTGGTCTTGTGTGATCGTTTCACTGATTCGACCTACGCCTATCAGGGGGGCGGCCGCGGTTTGTCGCTGGAGCGTATCGCGGCACTGGAAACCTTTGTGCAGGGCGATCTGCGTCCCGACCTGACGCTGATTTTCGATCTGCCGGTAGAAGTTGGCCTGGCCCGCGCCAGTGCACGTGGTCGTCTTGATCGCTTCGAACTCGAAGGCCGGACCTTTTTCGATGCCGTGCGCAGTGCTTTCCTCAAGCGCGCCGCAGCGGAGCCAGCGCGATACGTGTTGGTCGACGCCGCGCAGCCGCTGGCGCAGGTTCAGCAATCCCTGGATGCCTTGTTGCCACGCCTGCTGGAGTTGACCCGTGGCTGA
- the pabC gene encoding aminodeoxychorismate lyase — translation MDCWVDGQPADALSLKDRGLAYGDGLFETIAVRDGSPLLLDRHLSRLAEGCSRLRIATDHELIRNEVLAYAAALGDGVLKLILTRGDGLRGYAPDPAAQARRILQGNPPAAYPAVHGERGIRLFPCATRLSSQPLLAGLKHLNRLEQVIARSEWQDSDHAEGLMLDHAGRVIEGVFSNLFLVRDGVLVTADLKRCGVAGVMRAELLFQAESLGIPVQIADIPLEQLQWADEVFVCNSVYGVWPVHAYAALSWPVGPLTRKLQTIARALLDA, via the coding sequence ATGGACTGCTGGGTCGACGGTCAACCGGCTGACGCGCTGTCGCTGAAGGATCGCGGCCTGGCTTACGGCGATGGTCTGTTCGAGACCATCGCTGTGCGTGATGGCTCTCCGCTGCTGCTGGACCGGCATCTGTCGCGTCTGGCAGAAGGCTGTTCGCGTCTGCGGATCGCCACCGATCACGAGCTGATTCGAAACGAAGTGTTGGCCTACGCCGCTGCATTGGGTGACGGAGTACTAAAGCTCATCCTCACTCGCGGCGACGGCCTTCGCGGCTATGCACCTGATCCTGCGGCCCAGGCGCGACGTATTCTGCAAGGCAATCCTCCCGCTGCTTATCCTGCCGTACATGGTGAGCGGGGCATTCGCCTGTTCCCTTGCGCAACGCGGCTCTCCAGTCAACCGCTACTCGCCGGCCTCAAGCATCTCAATCGTCTGGAGCAGGTCATCGCCCGTTCCGAATGGCAAGACTCCGACCATGCCGAGGGCTTGATGCTCGATCATGCCGGTCGGGTCATTGAGGGCGTGTTCAGCAATCTGTTCCTGGTGCGCGATGGCGTGTTGGTGACGGCGGATCTGAAGCGCTGTGGTGTGGCGGGCGTGATGCGTGCCGAATTATTGTTTCAAGCCGAGTCACTTGGCATCCCCGTGCAAATCGCCGACATCCCTCTGGAACAGCTGCAATGGGCCGATGAAGTCTTTGTCTGCAACAGCGTGTATGGCGTTTGGCCGGTGCATGCGTATGCCGCTCTGAGCTGGCCGGTTGGGCCACTCACCCGTAAACTCCAAACCATTGCCCGCGCGCTACTGGATGCTTGA